The following proteins come from a genomic window of Scylla paramamosain isolate STU-SP2022 unplaced genomic scaffold, ASM3559412v1 Contig94, whole genome shotgun sequence:
- the LOC135098954 gene encoding ankyrin repeat domain-containing protein 23-like, producing MTSLYWMTENLSTLWPDGCENIERMERVEPILKFCVGPTLLHWAASQGYHDLVVDLLVRGLSVDACDRLGRTPLGLATFAGHSSTVSTLLQENAALSAEDKDWRIISREEVGLCLVRVIEETAVCSFDAARSECFTLLYLAAQQGYPNMMHWLLSLKVSPDVRNNQGETPLFVTSLAMSSSPLHITRHWGQVRSGELEIVQQLPPHTGLPRPASTI from the exons ATGACTTCCCTATATTGGATGACTGAAAATTTGTCAACACTGTGGCCCGATGGCtgtgaaa ACATTGAGAGAATGGAGCGGGTGGAGCCTATTCTGAAGTTCTGCGTGGGGCCAACTCTCCTCCACTGGGCGGCATCACAGGGCTACCATGACCTGGTGGTTGACCTCCTTGTTCGGGGCTTGTCT GTGGATGCTTGTGACCGGTTGGGCCGCACTCCACTGGGGCTGGCCACCTTTGCCGGCCACTCTAGCACTGTCAGCACCCTGCTGCAGGAGAACGCCGCTCTCTCTGCTGaag ACAAGGACTGGAGAATAATATCGCGTGAGGAGGTTGGTCTCTGCTTAGTTCGGGTCATTGAAGAAACTGCCGTGTGTTCCTTTGACGCGGCGAGGTCAGAATGCTTCACTCTGCTCTACCTGGCCGCCCAGCAAGGCTACCCGAACATGATGCATTGGCTTCTGTCCCTGAAG GTATCACCAGACGTACGTAACAACCAAGGCGAAACCCCGCTGTTTGTCACGAGCCTGGCAAtgtcctcttccccccttcacATCACAAGGCActggggtcaggtcaggtcag GTGAACTTGAAATCGTACAACAGCTTCCCCCCCACACAGGCCTACCAAGACCTGCCAGCACCATATGA